A portion of the Bacteroidota bacterium genome contains these proteins:
- a CDS encoding glycosyltransferase: MPETPSFLISIITVTRNNLSGLKKTATSINAQTVRNQIQWVVIDGKSSDGSVAFVQQQQKEGDYLVSEQDKGLYDAMNKGIRSAQGEFLWFLNAGDTLFAENIVQLLNPFFANADVIYGETMLTDMGGKNLGTRSEQTTRKLPQTLTLQSLLGGMIVNHQSVIVKKEFCPEFDIQWKIAADYDWLCNVLKQNLRVKNSWLIHSGFELGGLSSQKVKASWKERFNIMKKHFGLLKTMIAHVKIVLRTMK; the protein is encoded by the coding sequence GTGCCCGAAACTCCATCATTTTTAATCAGTATTATTACCGTAACCCGTAATAATCTTTCGGGGCTGAAAAAAACGGCTACTTCTATTAACGCTCAAACCGTGCGCAATCAAATCCAATGGGTTGTGATAGACGGCAAATCTTCGGATGGTTCTGTTGCGTTTGTCCAACAACAACAAAAGGAAGGTGATTATCTTGTGTCCGAACAGGACAAGGGGCTTTATGATGCCATGAACAAAGGAATACGGTCAGCACAAGGCGAATTTTTGTGGTTTCTTAATGCCGGTGATACTTTGTTTGCTGAAAACATAGTGCAACTGCTCAACCCGTTCTTTGCAAATGCTGATGTAATATACGGTGAAACCATGTTAACCGACATGGGGGGCAAGAATTTGGGTACCCGCAGTGAACAGACTACCCGAAAACTACCCCAAACACTCACACTTCAATCCTTGTTGGGAGGTATGATTGTCAACCATCAATCTGTTATTGTCAAAAAAGAATTTTGTCCCGAATTTGATATTCAATGGAAAATAGCAGCCGACTACGATTGGCTTTGCAATGTACTCAAACAGAACCTTAGAGTAAAGAACAGTTGGCTTATTCATTCAGGATTTGAATTGGGAGGGCTGTCATCTCAGAAAGTGAAAGCCAGTTGGAAAGAAAGATTCAACATTATGAAAAAACATTTTGGGCTTTTAAAAACCATGATAGCCCACGTTAAGATTGTTTTGAGGACAATGAAATAA
- a CDS encoding Crp/Fnr family transcriptional regulator: MEDKLNSKNCAFCGHRSHSIFCNSSGDNINEINDGKVTSEYKKGQFLFYEGAHPHGLFCINNGKVKLSQMGDEGKETIVRLAKSGDIIGYKALLGGNRYTASAIALEDSTICFIPKETFFTVLKKDPNLSFSLLSLLSSELHNAENKIVQLAQKPVRERLAEALLFLRETYGMEADGATLDVQLSREEIANIVGTATESTIRLLSEFKKDGIIDIVGKKIKVLDKDKLVKTANVPY, from the coding sequence ATGGAAGATAAACTTAATTCAAAAAATTGTGCATTCTGCGGTCATCGCAGCCACTCAATCTTTTGCAATTCAAGTGGTGACAACATCAATGAAATCAATGATGGCAAGGTTACTTCGGAATACAAGAAAGGACAGTTTTTATTTTATGAGGGCGCACACCCACACGGACTATTTTGTATCAACAACGGCAAAGTAAAGTTATCCCAAATGGGTGATGAAGGCAAAGAAACCATTGTACGCCTTGCCAAAAGCGGAGATATTATTGGGTACAAAGCTTTGTTAGGAGGAAACAGATACACTGCTTCTGCTATTGCACTCGAAGACAGCACTATTTGTTTCATACCCAAAGAGACCTTTTTTACAGTCCTAAAAAAAGACCCTAATTTATCCTTCTCACTTCTAAGTTTATTGAGTTCTGAGCTTCATAATGCTGAAAACAAGATTGTACAACTTGCGCAGAAACCGGTTAGAGAACGACTTGCAGAAGCCCTTCTTTTTCTTAGAGAAACCTATGGAATGGAAGCAGATGGCGCAACATTAGATGTACAACTGTCCAGAGAAGAAATCGCCAATATCGTGGGAACTGCAACTGAATCCACAATACGTTTGCTGTCTGAATTCAAAAAGGATGGTATCATTGACATAGTGGGCAAAAAAATCAAAGTGCTTGACAAAGACAAATTGGTAAAAACTGCCAATGTTCCTTATTGA
- a CDS encoding heavy metal translocating P-type ATPase metal-binding domain-containing protein encodes MSLHRVTADKEIHTSPTSISCYHCGEECPDKSLHIDEKHFCCHGCMTVYSLLNNAGLCNYYELNQKSGINRRTKARKEKFAFLEDEKVQQSLLSFREAEQSHVTFYIPVIHCSSCLYLLENLHVLHKGILRADVQFLKKEVSIVFDEKQTTLREVVETLEDIGYEPYISLKNLNHQKNKVDKSLIYRLGVAGFAFGNIMLLSVPEYFSNDLQQEAYLGLIFRYISFALALPVFFYSAQVYFKSAWKGIRHRHLNIDIPVALAILVTFVRSVVDVFVFDTAGYFDSMAGIVFFMLIGRAIQNKTYGQLSFDRDYTDYFPISASVLQDGQEKPTPLPDIQTGDILLVHSQELLPADGIVSKGKAEIDYSFVTGESAPVSKAIGEQVYAGGRQLGGAIEVITSKPVAQSYLTNLWNKNAKDPLEEFDDNRNSFVHKLGRNFTWVVLVIALVSAIYWWIHDSSLIWTSVTAVLIIACPCGLLLTYTFTNGFLIRDLGRHGLYLRNSFVIENISKLNYLVFDKTGTLTSAENMTANFVGNELSEFEKSLITSLTKPSIQSIKHPIIKLLGNTKLFEVHNFSEESGLGAEGNIEGHSVKIGTAPYFEESLPKDDNGTVLYLFIDHQYRGYFLLRQGLRTGIADMLKNLGQKIRFALISGDKPTQQSYFQNILGSNTDVRFEQNPDDKLEFIKEVQRKGNMVAMIGDGLNDAVALKQSNVGICLAEDINNFSPSADAILAGKELANLDKLIVLAQKNRFIIRSCFAFSVSYNLIGIYFAVQGLLSPLVCAILMPASTLTIVLITFLTSSYWTKRLFASRIRIKL; translated from the coding sequence ATGAGTTTGCATAGAGTCACCGCTGACAAGGAAATACATACATCTCCAACTTCTATCTCGTGTTATCATTGCGGTGAAGAATGTCCCGACAAATCCTTGCATATTGATGAAAAACACTTCTGCTGTCATGGTTGTATGACGGTTTACAGTCTGCTGAACAATGCCGGACTCTGTAATTATTATGAACTGAACCAAAAATCAGGCATCAACCGAAGAACCAAAGCACGAAAAGAAAAATTTGCATTTCTGGAAGATGAAAAAGTACAACAATCTTTGCTTTCGTTCAGAGAGGCGGAACAATCGCACGTAACTTTCTATATCCCTGTCATCCATTGTAGTTCTTGCCTATATCTACTTGAAAACCTGCACGTGTTGCACAAAGGCATCCTAAGGGCTGATGTACAGTTTCTCAAAAAAGAAGTTTCCATTGTTTTTGATGAAAAACAAACCACTTTGAGGGAAGTGGTTGAAACCCTTGAAGATATTGGATATGAGCCTTATATCAGTCTTAAAAATCTCAATCACCAAAAGAACAAAGTTGACAAATCGCTCATTTATAGATTAGGAGTAGCAGGATTTGCATTTGGAAATATCATGCTGCTGAGTGTTCCTGAATATTTTTCTAACGATTTGCAGCAAGAAGCCTACTTGGGATTAATTTTCCGTTATATAAGCTTTGCGCTTGCATTACCTGTTTTCTTCTATAGCGCACAAGTTTATTTTAAATCAGCTTGGAAAGGAATTCGACACAGGCATTTGAATATTGATATTCCCGTTGCCTTGGCAATTTTGGTAACATTTGTGCGAAGTGTAGTTGATGTGTTTGTGTTTGACACTGCCGGATATTTTGACTCTATGGCGGGTATCGTATTTTTTATGTTGATAGGCAGGGCTATTCAAAACAAAACATACGGACAACTGTCTTTTGATCGAGATTACACAGACTATTTTCCTATTTCTGCAAGCGTTTTACAAGACGGGCAAGAAAAACCCACCCCGCTTCCTGACATCCAAACCGGAGACATTTTGCTGGTGCATAGTCAAGAACTGTTGCCCGCAGACGGCATTGTTTCCAAAGGTAAAGCAGAGATAGACTATAGTTTTGTTACGGGTGAATCCGCACCTGTTTCCAAAGCAATTGGCGAGCAAGTATATGCAGGAGGCAGACAATTAGGTGGGGCTATTGAAGTCATCACATCCAAACCGGTTGCACAAAGTTATCTGACAAATCTATGGAACAAAAATGCTAAAGACCCTCTCGAAGAGTTTGATGACAATCGCAATAGTTTTGTACATAAACTGGGACGTAATTTTACATGGGTTGTGCTTGTTATAGCTCTGGTTTCAGCAATTTATTGGTGGATACACGACTCTTCCCTCATCTGGACTTCTGTTACAGCAGTATTGATTATCGCATGCCCTTGCGGTCTTTTACTTACTTATACATTCACCAATGGTTTTCTGATAAGGGATCTCGGACGACATGGATTGTATCTGCGCAATTCTTTTGTAATTGAGAATATCTCCAAGCTAAATTATTTGGTTTTTGACAAAACAGGTACTTTAACTTCGGCTGAAAACATGACGGCAAATTTTGTCGGGAATGAATTGTCCGAATTTGAAAAAAGTCTTATTACAAGCCTCACTAAACCAAGCATTCAATCCATCAAACACCCCATCATCAAGCTATTAGGCAATACAAAACTTTTTGAAGTGCACAATTTCAGCGAAGAATCCGGACTGGGTGCAGAGGGCAACATAGAAGGTCATAGTGTTAAAATAGGTACAGCACCTTATTTTGAAGAATCATTACCCAAAGATGATAATGGCACAGTGTTGTATTTGTTTATTGACCATCAGTACAGAGGCTACTTTCTGTTGCGACAAGGACTGAGAACAGGTATTGCAGATATGCTCAAAAATCTTGGTCAAAAAATCAGGTTTGCACTCATTTCGGGAGACAAACCTACCCAACAATCATATTTTCAAAACATTTTGGGCTCCAATACAGACGTGCGTTTTGAACAAAACCCTGATGATAAACTGGAGTTTATAAAAGAAGTTCAACGCAAAGGCAATATGGTTGCCATGATTGGAGACGGGCTCAATGATGCGGTTGCTCTCAAACAAAGCAATGTGGGGATTTGTCTGGCAGAAGATATCAATAATTTCAGCCCCTCGGCAGACGCAATCTTGGCAGGAAAAGAACTTGCTAACCTTGACAAACTGATTGTACTCGCACAAAAAAACAGATTTATCATTCGTTCATGTTTCGCTTTTTCGGTCAGCTACAACCTAATAGGAATTTATTTTGCTGTTCAAGGGCTGCTCTCACCATTGGTATGCGCCATTCTCATGCCCGCAAGCACCTTGACTATTGTGTTGATTACGTTTTTGACCAGTTCATATTGGACAAAAAGATTATTTGCTTCAAGAATTAGGATAAAACTTTGA
- a CDS encoding diacylglycerol kinase family lipid kinase, with protein sequence MKQKVIIIYNPISGAKRGIDLPSLVNSFLDKDKFDYALWSSVSAEHMKVLSKQASQSDADIVVAAGGDGSANTVSKELVDTDKRFYIFPLGSGNGFARHFNIPMNTVKAIQSLAEKTSETIVSTCLMNDSHFINVAGAGFDAHISHVFALKNERGFWGYLKAVIRELGYKSQSYTISNGADTWHGKAFLISVANASQWGNNVRIAPHANPQDEILDVVAIKKFNLIEAPVVMCRIFMGKIHNGRYFYLISGLKISIKREHSDIAHIDGEPVTAAQDLVFECKGKLKVLS encoded by the coding sequence GTGAAACAAAAGGTCATCATCATATACAACCCTATTTCAGGAGCCAAACGTGGCATTGATTTACCGTCATTAGTGAATAGTTTTTTGGATAAAGATAAGTTCGACTATGCATTATGGTCTTCTGTATCGGCAGAACACATGAAGGTATTGAGTAAACAAGCAAGTCAATCAGATGCGGATATTGTGGTGGCAGCCGGTGGTGACGGGTCTGCCAATACGGTTTCCAAAGAATTAGTTGACACAGACAAAAGATTCTATATTTTTCCTTTGGGTTCGGGCAATGGTTTTGCAAGACATTTCAATATCCCGATGAATACGGTTAAAGCCATTCAATCTTTGGCTGAAAAAACATCTGAAACCATTGTCAGTACTTGTTTGATGAATGATTCTCATTTTATCAATGTGGCGGGAGCAGGTTTTGACGCGCATATCAGTCACGTATTTGCCCTAAAAAATGAACGCGGATTTTGGGGATATTTAAAAGCCGTAATACGTGAATTGGGCTACAAATCACAAAGCTATACCATCAGCAATGGAGCAGACACATGGCATGGCAAGGCATTTCTCATTTCGGTAGCCAATGCAAGCCAATGGGGTAACAATGTCCGAATAGCTCCTCACGCCAATCCACAGGATGAGATTTTGGACGTAGTGGCAATAAAAAAATTCAATTTGATTGAGGCACCGGTAGTAATGTGCAGAATATTCATGGGTAAAATCCATAATGGGAGGTATTTCTATCTAATTTCAGGTTTGAAAATTTCTATTAAAAGAGAACATTCCGATATAGCCCATATTGACGGAGAACCTGTCACGGCAGCTCAAGACCTTGTATTTGAGTGCAAAGGCAAACTCAAAGTTTTATCCTAA
- a CDS encoding DUF4159 domain-containing protein, whose amino-acid sequence MSITKRFLTIFAEYLMKPKKAFLYLFVLLIPALFGSFVLSPQIKLAKLKYRGGGDWYADRTALPNLAKFCNKNIGTSFAETDDIVDVASQDLFNYPYIYMTGHGNFVFNSDEAENLRKYLISGGFLHIDDNYGLDPFVRPQMKKVFPELEMVELPFSHPIFNQKYSFPKGLPKVHEHDGKPPQAFGLIYKGRLVCLYTYECDLGNGWEDQSVYNDPEEKRQQALKMGANIIQFVFTDNR is encoded by the coding sequence ATGAGTATAACAAAACGCTTCTTGACTATTTTTGCAGAATATCTGATGAAACCTAAGAAGGCATTTCTATATCTGTTTGTATTGTTGATTCCTGCATTGTTCGGCAGTTTTGTCTTGTCCCCTCAAATAAAATTAGCAAAACTCAAGTACAGAGGAGGTGGAGATTGGTATGCAGACAGAACCGCTTTGCCCAATCTGGCTAAGTTTTGCAATAAAAATATTGGTACTTCTTTCGCTGAGACGGATGATATTGTGGATGTTGCAAGCCAAGATTTATTTAACTATCCATATATCTATATGACCGGGCACGGTAATTTTGTTTTCAATAGTGATGAAGCAGAGAATTTAAGAAAGTATCTTATTTCCGGTGGTTTTTTACATATTGATGACAATTACGGATTAGACCCTTTTGTGCGTCCGCAAATGAAAAAAGTATTTCCTGAGTTGGAAATGGTTGAACTACCTTTTTCACACCCTATTTTTAATCAAAAGTATAGTTTCCCCAAGGGTTTGCCCAAAGTGCATGAACATGATGGCAAACCACCACAAGCTTTTGGATTAATTTATAAAGGTAGGTTGGTGTGTCTATACACGTATGAATGTGATTTGGGTAATGGTTGGGAAGATCAAAGTGTTTATAATGATCCTGAAGAGAAACGCCAGCAGGCACTCAAGATGGGTGCTAATATTATTCAGTTTGTTTTTACAGATAACCGGTGA
- the recQ gene encoding DNA helicase RecQ: MSVLDKRLTPKEALKQFFGFDSFKGEQEKVIQCLLDGNDCFVIMPTGAGKSLCYQLPALMQDGTAIIISPLIALMKNQVDSIRGFSSTEKIAHFLNSSLSKTDISIVKEDISATNTKLLYVAPETLKKEETLEFLRTIKVSFVAVDEAHCISEWGHDFRPEYRRIKAMVHQLDSSVPIMALTATATPKVQYDIQKNLDMLDAEVFKSSFNRENLYYDIRPKRSKEKVYKNMVSYIKQHHGQSGIIYCLSRKKVEEIAEMLAINGIKALPYHAGLDAKTRVRNQDAFLMEDADVIVATIAFGMGIDKPDVRFVMHYDVPKSLEGYYQETGRSGRDGIVSDCIMYYNPNDIEKLEKFLKDKPVAEQEIGTLLIDETSAFSESSQCRRKFLLHYFGEEFDETNCNEMCDNCRHPKPKHEVQDEMEAFLKVMDGTLKGEYNVHHLVNFAVGKKSDSIKDYGHNKAKDFGYGKDKDNLFWKSISRLAYLNDFLIKNIEKYGLYSLSEKGREFIKKPYSLKMAIDVEYESVDEEDFESAKVEGSTDTVLFNMLKDLRKTVAKKYKLPPYVIFQDPSLEDMAMKYPITIEDLGSVHGVGKNKAEKYGEEFVKLIATYVEENDIDRPDDFVVKTSGEKSRKKIAIIQNIDKKVDIEDIAKSLGVGISEFIEELEQMVSAGTKLDLMYYLTELMDEEYLDEIFDFLKQQEEDNIEAALKAFDGDFSLEELRLCRLQFISDMSL; this comes from the coding sequence ATGAGCGTATTAGATAAAAGATTGACTCCCAAAGAAGCCCTGAAACAATTCTTCGGTTTCGATTCTTTCAAAGGCGAACAAGAAAAAGTGATACAGTGCTTGTTGGATGGTAACGATTGTTTTGTGATTATGCCAACAGGTGCAGGCAAGAGTTTGTGTTATCAGCTTCCGGCTTTGATGCAGGATGGGACTGCCATTATCATTTCTCCGCTGATTGCACTGATGAAAAATCAGGTTGATTCCATTCGGGGATTTTCAAGTACCGAAAAAATTGCACACTTCCTCAATTCTTCTCTCTCCAAGACAGATATTTCAATTGTCAAAGAAGATATTTCCGCAACCAATACAAAACTTCTTTATGTAGCGCCAGAAACGCTCAAAAAAGAAGAAACACTTGAGTTCCTTAGAACCATCAAGGTATCCTTTGTGGCAGTTGATGAAGCCCATTGTATTTCAGAGTGGGGACACGATTTCAGACCTGAGTACAGAAGAATTAAGGCTATGGTACACCAGCTGGATTCGTCTGTCCCGATTATGGCTTTGACTGCCACCGCCACACCAAAAGTTCAATATGATATTCAGAAAAACCTTGACATGCTTGATGCAGAGGTTTTCAAATCTTCGTTTAACCGAGAAAATCTGTATTATGATATCAGACCAAAACGCAGTAAGGAGAAGGTGTATAAAAACATGGTGAGCTATATCAAGCAACACCACGGACAATCGGGTATAATCTATTGTTTGAGTAGAAAAAAAGTAGAGGAAATTGCCGAGATGCTTGCCATCAATGGCATTAAAGCGCTGCCGTACCATGCCGGACTGGATGCTAAAACAAGGGTAAGAAACCAAGATGCCTTTTTGATGGAAGATGCGGATGTGATTGTGGCTACCATTGCTTTTGGAATGGGGATAGACAAGCCAGATGTGCGTTTTGTGATGCACTATGATGTGCCCAAAAGTTTGGAAGGATATTACCAAGAGACGGGTCGTTCGGGGCGAGATGGTATTGTAAGTGATTGTATCATGTATTACAACCCCAATGACATTGAAAAACTCGAAAAGTTTTTAAAGGATAAACCTGTTGCAGAGCAAGAGATTGGGACTTTATTGATTGATGAAACTTCCGCTTTTTCGGAGTCCAGCCAGTGCAGACGCAAATTCTTGTTACACTATTTTGGTGAAGAGTTTGACGAAACCAACTGCAATGAAATGTGTGATAACTGCCGCCATCCTAAGCCAAAACATGAAGTACAGGACGAAATGGAGGCATTTTTGAAAGTGATGGATGGAACGCTCAAAGGCGAATACAATGTGCACCACCTTGTCAATTTTGCTGTGGGCAAAAAATCCGATTCCATTAAAGATTACGGACATAACAAAGCAAAAGATTTCGGATATGGAAAAGACAAAGACAATTTGTTTTGGAAAAGTATCAGTCGTCTGGCTTATCTGAATGATTTTCTTATAAAAAACATTGAAAAATATGGGCTTTACAGTTTGTCTGAAAAGGGTAGAGAGTTTATTAAGAAGCCCTATTCATTGAAAATGGCAATTGATGTTGAATATGAAAGTGTTGATGAAGAAGACTTTGAATCAGCAAAGGTGGAAGGCTCTACCGATACCGTTCTTTTTAACATGCTCAAAGACCTGCGTAAAACCGTAGCCAAAAAATATAAACTTCCTCCGTATGTTATTTTCCAAGACCCATCTTTGGAAGATATGGCAATGAAATACCCCATTACGATTGAAGACCTTGGGAGTGTGCATGGAGTAGGTAAAAATAAAGCTGAAAAATACGGTGAAGAATTTGTCAAGCTGATTGCCACGTATGTGGAAGAGAATGATATAGACCGTCCGGATGATTTTGTGGTTAAAACTTCAGGCGAAAAATCGCGCAAGAAAATTGCCATTATTCAAAATATTGACAAGAAAGTGGATATCGAAGATATTGCCAAGTCATTGGGGGTAGGGATTAGTGAGTTTATTGAAGAACTTGAGCAAATGGTTTCTGCCGGAACCAAGCTCGACCTGATGTATTACCTTACAGAATTGATGGATGAGGAGTATCTGGATGAAATATTTGATTTCTTAAAGCAACAGGAAGAGGACAATATAGAAGCTGCTCTCAAAGCCTTTGACGGTGATTTTTCTTTAGAAGAATTGAGACTTTGCAGATTGCAATTTATTTCTGATATGTCTTTGTAG
- a CDS encoding KpsF/GutQ family sugar-phosphate isomerase, with amino-acid sequence MTPEKEIIKLGKKALSDEIAGLQELEKSFPLDFAPLVNAILNTKGRIILTGIGKSAIIANKITATLNSTGTPSIFMHAAEAIHGDLGMVQKNDLIIALSHSGNTPEIKYLAGLISKMGNPLACICGNSNSALAKTSKWVLAYHITKEACPLNLAPTTSTTLQLALGDALAIALLSSRKFTANDFSKYHPGGSLGKKIYLTCGEIAAQNDKPAVQTTDTIPKVIVEISERRLGATAVLEKNKLVGIITDGDIRRMLEKDVNLQDLTAKDIMSLKPKTFSSMNLAAEALELLKQFKISQLIITDEKGKYAGMIHIHDLYKEGLV; translated from the coding sequence TTGACACCTGAAAAAGAAATAATTAAACTCGGAAAAAAAGCATTGTCTGATGAAATTGCAGGTTTGCAAGAATTAGAAAAATCATTCCCCTTGGATTTTGCACCGCTTGTGAATGCTATTCTAAATACCAAAGGCAGAATCATCCTCACCGGAATCGGCAAAAGCGCCATCATTGCAAATAAGATAACAGCCACCCTAAACTCAACGGGCACACCCTCTATTTTTATGCATGCTGCTGAAGCTATACACGGTGATTTGGGGATGGTGCAAAAAAACGACCTTATCATTGCACTCTCACACAGCGGTAATACACCCGAAATCAAGTACTTAGCCGGGTTAATTAGCAAAATGGGAAATCCGCTTGCCTGTATCTGCGGAAACAGCAACTCTGCTTTGGCTAAGACATCTAAATGGGTGTTGGCTTATCACATAACTAAAGAAGCTTGTCCATTGAACTTAGCCCCTACCACCAGCACTACCTTGCAACTGGCTCTGGGCGATGCGTTAGCAATCGCACTGTTGAGCAGCCGAAAATTTACCGCCAATGATTTTTCCAAATACCATCCGGGCGGTAGTCTGGGCAAAAAAATCTATCTGACCTGTGGTGAAATTGCAGCACAAAACGACAAACCGGCTGTGCAAACCACAGACACTATCCCAAAAGTAATTGTCGAAATTTCCGAAAGAAGATTGGGTGCAACAGCAGTTTTGGAAAAAAATAAACTTGTGGGAATAATTACTGATGGCGATATTAGACGAATGCTCGAAAAGGATGTTAATTTGCAAGACCTTACAGCAAAAGACATTATGAGCTTAAAACCAAAAACATTTTCTTCTATGAACCTTGCTGCAGAAGCACTTGAGCTTTTAAAACAATTTAAAATTTCGCAGTTAATAATTACTGACGAAAAAGGAAAATACGCAGGGATGATACACATTCACGATTTATATAAGGAAGGATTAGTCTAA
- a CDS encoding sugar phosphate nucleotidyltransferase — translation MNKNHYAIIMAGGIGSRFWPWSKKAYPKQFLDIMGTGQTLLQLTYSRFKNIVPPENIYIISNDIYTPLIKEQITEISSDNIIKEPQAMNTAPCVAYATSKIHALNKNAVCVFAPSDHLILKEKTFIDIVFEGLNFASKENSLVTLGITPNRPDTGYGYIQFIDNPKDKLAHKVKTFTEKPDLEIAQTFIDSGDFLWNAGIFIWTSKTILDAFERMQPDMYKLFKDGNKFYNTPEEEEYIKKIYPQTKNISVDYAIMVKADNVCVIPADLGWSDLGTWKSLFEVREKTSENNVIHGDKIMVLDTRNSLVLNQEKEKVVVVNGLNDMMVINTEDALLICNLNREQEVKLIVNEIRNRFKDKFS, via the coding sequence TTGAATAAAAATCACTACGCCATTATTATGGCCGGAGGAATAGGAAGCCGTTTTTGGCCATGGAGTAAAAAGGCTTACCCAAAACAATTTTTGGATATTATGGGAACAGGTCAAACTTTGTTGCAACTCACATACAGCAGGTTTAAAAACATTGTTCCCCCAGAAAATATTTATATCATCTCAAACGATATTTATACTCCACTCATTAAAGAGCAGATAACCGAAATAAGCTCTGACAACATTATTAAAGAGCCTCAAGCAATGAACACGGCACCTTGTGTTGCGTATGCTACTTCCAAAATTCATGCTTTGAACAAAAATGCTGTTTGTGTATTTGCACCCAGCGACCACCTGATTCTCAAAGAAAAGACCTTCATAGACATCGTATTTGAAGGGCTTAATTTTGCAAGCAAAGAGAACTCTTTGGTTACACTCGGCATTACCCCAAATCGTCCGGATACAGGATATGGTTATATTCAGTTTATTGATAATCCCAAAGATAAGTTAGCACACAAAGTCAAGACCTTTACCGAAAAACCAGACCTTGAAATTGCCCAAACTTTTATTGACAGTGGCGACTTCCTTTGGAATGCAGGAATTTTTATCTGGACTTCCAAAACTATATTGGATGCCTTTGAAAGAATGCAACCTGATATGTATAAATTGTTCAAAGACGGCAACAAATTTTACAACACTCCCGAAGAAGAAGAATACATCAAAAAAATTTATCCTCAGACCAAAAATATTTCTGTTGATTATGCCATTATGGTAAAGGCAGATAATGTCTGTGTCATCCCTGCAGACCTTGGCTGGAGCGACCTTGGAACTTGGAAATCATTGTTTGAAGTGAGAGAAAAAACATCGGAAAACAACGTTATTCACGGTGATAAAATAATGGTTTTAGACACCAGAAATTCATTGGTGCTCAACCAAGAAAAAGAAAAAGTGGTGGTAGTAAATGGACTCAATGACATGATGGTAATAAATACCGAAGATGCGCTACTGATATGTAACCTCAACCGCGAACAAGAGGTCAAACTCATTGTCAACGAAATCAGAAATCGTTTTAAAGACAAATTTTCGTAA